A genome region from Pangasianodon hypophthalmus isolate fPanHyp1 chromosome 11, fPanHyp1.pri, whole genome shotgun sequence includes the following:
- the rxfp3.2b gene encoding relaxin family peptide receptor 3.2b encodes MERNDTAPSGACKSELECRAALDNCTGALDANLSVRCWLHLLTKEYDSALQGDPSSLALRVMIALVYSVVCALGLVGNALALYLLHSRHRQKQSSIDFFVMGLAFTDLQFVLTLPFWAVDTALDFRWPFGRVMCKIVSSVTTMNMYASVFFLTSMSVARYYSITSSLKMHGHRSAAIRAKWVSVSIWAVSLLATLPHAVYSTIAQVAPDEELCLVRFPESGSWDPQQLLGLYQLQKVLLGFVIPLVVITLCYLLLLRFVMSRRILGSVSSETEQGRNKRRSKVTKSVVIVVLSFFLCWLPNQALTLWSVLIKFDIVPFSNAFYNAQAYAFPLSVCLAHTNSCLNPVLYCLIRREFRAGLKELVLRATPSYRSLAQLLPRKAKVAEAPTVLVLVQMDV; translated from the coding sequence ATGGAGAGGAACGACACGGCGCCGAGCGGCGCGTGCAAGAGCGAGCTGGAATGCCGAGCTGCGCTGGATAACTGCACTGGCGCTTTGGACGCTAATCTCTCCGTGCGCTGCTGGCTGCATCTGCTGACCAAAGAGTATGACTCGGCTCTGCAGGGCGACCCCTCGAGCCTGGCGTTGCGCGTTATGATTGCGCTCGTGTACTCGGTGGTGTGCGCGCTGGGGCTGGTGGGCAACGCGCTGGCACTCTACCTGCTCCACTCGCGCCACCGGCAGAAGCAGAGCTCCATTGACTTCTTCGTTATGGGCCTGGCCTTTACTGACCTGCAGTTTGTACTCACACTTCCTTTCTGGGCCGTGGACACAGCGCTGGACTTCCGCTGGCCCTTTGGTCGCGTCATGTGCAAAATCGTGAGCTCTGTGACCACCATGAATATGTACGCCAGCGTGTTCTTCCTCACCAGCATGAGTGTGGCTCGGTACTACTCCATCACATCGTCCCTGAAGATGCATGGACACCGGTCAGCTGCGATCAGGGCCAAGTGGGTCAGTGTAAGCATCTGGGCTGTGTCACTCCTAGCCACACTGCCACATGCTGTCTACTCCACCATTGCCCAGGTGGCCCCGGATGAGGAGCTGTGCCTCGTCCGCTTCCCGGAGTCAGGCAGCTGGGATCCTCAGCAGCTTTTGGGCCTGTACCAGCTGCAAAAGGTGCTGCTGGGATTTGTCATCCCACTGGTGGTGATCACGCTGTGTTATCTGCTGCTCCTGCGCTTCGTGATGAGCCGCAGGATCCTTGGCAGCGTAAGCTCCGAGACTGAGCAGGGTCGTAACAAGCGCAGGTCCAAAGTCACAAAGTCAGTTGTGATTGTGGtgctctccttctttctctgctGGCTGCCCAATCAGGCTCTCACGCTCTGGTCCGTACTCATTAAGTTTGATATTGTGCCCTTCAGCAACGCCTTCTACAATGCCCAGGCCTACGCCTTCCCACTGTCCGTGTGCCTGGCGCACACCAACAGCTGCCTCAACCCGGTGCTCTACTGCCTCATCCGCCGAGAGTTCCGTGCTGGCCTCAAGGAGCTAGTGCTTAGGGCCACACCATCTTACCGCAGCCTGGCACAGCTGCTCCCCCGAAAGGCAAAAGTGGCAGAGGCACCCACTGTTTTAGTGTTAGTGCAGATGGATGTCTGA
- the creb3l3a gene encoding cyclic AMP-responsive element-binding protein 3-like protein 3-A encodes MEFYSEQACDGIELLDLLFDKNDGILCQENMMHHNDQPWPMQDPNMMMPAQGSEDFFNTLLSGTDSASGSPLWPPSPSDSGISEDPHSDQNDSPPPPGSPPLDPCYVPPHTHYAPAPNTSMAINPDGWGSGILLEEGAGRQHACEVPPDQLATSFPLTIKDLLLSGAPEPSPPASQQSCQELVLNEDEKKLLVKEGVTLPSQLPLTKFEERILKKIRRKIRNKQSAQESRKKKKEYIDGLESRMAACSVENQELQRKVFQLEKCNISLMEQLRRLQAMVMNGSNKPAQTGTCVLVLLLSFTLILLPSLKPFTETKVSQSGDFSPLRVQSRSLHSLQSSRVMHALERPYTVAEESKSVPGFPDDEGMEEIASLMEKLRRGPGLADYNLGSHNASLDQHDDHYHGDPITGHIATVTLSSRRGARFQPHADDM; translated from the exons ATGGAATTCTACTCAGAACAG GCTTGTGATGGGATAGAACTGCTGGATCTGCTTTTCGATAAGAATGATGGCATCTTGTGCCAGGAGAACATGATGCACCATAATGACCAGCCTTGGCCGATGCAAGACCCTAAT ATGATGATGCCGGCTCAGGGTAGTGAAGACTTCTTCAACACCTTGCTGAGTGGGACCGACTCTGCGTCTGGCTCTCCGTTATGGCCGCCCTCTCCAAGTGACAGTGGAATAAGCGAGGACCCGCACTCTGACCAGAATGACAGCCCTCCTCCTCCTGGGAGTCCCCCTCTGGATCCCTGCTATgtgcctccacacacacattatgctCCTGCTCCAAACACATCTATGGCCATCAATCCTG ATGGCTGGGGGTCTGGTATTTTACTGGAAGAGGGTGCAGGGAGGCAGCATGCATGCGAAGTGCCTCCAGATCAACTGGCCACCTCCTTCCCTCTCACCATCAAGGATCTGCTGCTCTCTGGTGCTCCAGAGCCT TCTCCACCGGCTTCACAGCAATCTTGCCAGGAGCTGGTTCTCAATGAGGACGAGAAGAAACTACTCGTCAAGGAGGGAGTGACTTTGCCAAGTCAACTTCCTCTTACCAAG TTTGAGGAGAGGATTCTGAAGAAAATCCGCAGGAAGATCCGCAATAAGCAGTCTGCCCAGGAgagcaggaagaagaagaaagaatacATAGATGGACTGGAAAGCAG GATGGCAGCTTGCAGTGTGGAGAACCAAGAGCTGCAGAGGAAAGTCTTCCAGCTGGAGAAATGTAACAT CTCTCTGATGGAGCAGCTGCGTCGGCTGCAGGCTATGGTCATGAATGGATCTAACAAACCGGCTCAGACCGGGACCTGCGTGCTG GTGCTGCTGCTGTCATTCACTCTGATTCTGCTGCCCAGCCTGAAGCCCTTCACCGAGACCAAGGTCAGCCAGTCTGGAGACTTCAGCCCACTTAGAG TTCAGTCACGGTCATTGCACAGTCTGCAGTCCTCTCGGGTGATGCATGCTCTGGAGCGTCCTTACACAGTGGCAGAGGAATCCAAGTCTGTTCCTGGATTTCCTGACGATGAAGGCATGGAGGAGATAGCATCTCTAATGGAGAAACTTCGTCGTGGTCCGGGATTGGCTGATTACAACCTGGGATCTCACAACGCTAGCCTAGACCAGCATGACGATCATTACCATGGTGACCCCATTACTGGGCATATAGCGACAGTGACCTTGAGCTCGCGGCGTGGCGCAAGGTTCCAGCCACACGCAGATGACATGTGA